TTATTATTCTCCCAGAGTTCACTGAGCTCCAGGCACACTGGTCTTGAAAACACCAAACTGCCTTTTCTTCACATATCCACAGTACTTTGCCATTCACCTCCTCCAAGTCCTCACTGAAATGTCATTTTCTGAGACCCTCTCTGTAATGGAACCAATCTTTTCCTGCCCCCCCTTCCCTGTACAGCCCTTAttaaatttgctttctgtttctctcctctacCTGAATGTTAAATCCACAAAGCTATATCCACAGAACCTaagaacaatgcctgacacatagtgggcactcagtaaatactgttgaatgaataacttAATCTGTAAAAGGAGGTTATCTCGGCTGAtagatcattcattcatcagtagGGCGAAGCTGTGTGCCTCCTCTTGACTGTGTGCTAAGTGCCCAGACCCTGGCACTATCTGTCCGCGGGAAGGCCAGCGCTCTGCTCCCGGCGGCTACTCACTTTGGAGGAgactgcggcggcggcggcggtggtcTCTGGGTCTCCTTCCTCGTGGACTAGGTCGAACAGCTGGAAGCTTCCGTCTTCGGTGGCTTCTGGGTTTCCCGGCACGTCTTCGGACTCTAGGCTACCCGACGGAATTCCTGAGGATCGGCGGCTAGAAATCACCCTGTAGCGGCCCTCCTGTCGGATCTCCCGAGCCGAAGCGCGGAGTTCTCGGCGAATACGCTGCTGGCTGCCCCGGGAAGGGCGCAGGGCGGCTCGAACGAGCTCCTGGACTGGCTCCTCCTGGGAGGTGGTAGGGAAGAGCAGCCGGGGTAAGCAGGCGGCTCGTCAAGGGGTCAGGGATACAATTTCCCCCCATTTGCGCCCTAAGATCCCCTTCAGACATCGGCTCCATCCCGCCCAATACCTGGGAGCGCACGGTGGCCACCAACTGGAAGACATtattctctggctctctctccacatcctcgggAGGTGTCTTTTGGGCTACCGACTCGACGCCGCCCCTCCGCAGGCGCTTACAAGAGAGGACAAGAGCTTCGACAGCCTCTGCGCTACGCTTCCGCTTCACGCGAAGCACTGCAGTCCTCCCGGCCTCCATACTGGCTGTCGCGGAGGACTCTGGGAACCCGTGGGGTACGACGGGAGAGCCTTTAAGTTCCGCTTCCGGGCCTCGCTCCCAGCATTCTCAGCGGGCCCTGAGAGATCCCGCCCCCGTACGCCGGCTTCTGCGTGGTGGAGGTAGCGGCGGAAGTGAACGGAGCGGTTCCCGCTGCGGGTGAGGCGCATGGGTAGGTAGGGAAGGTGGGGTTGCAGTTAGAGTCCCGGGTGCCGCCATCATCCGGCCGTCAGCCCAGCGGCTTTGGCCGACGGGCCTGACGTGGGCTTTCTAGGCCACCGGGGTATGCGTCTCTCGAGGACCTTTCTAGAGTCTGCACTGGGCGGCGGTGGGGAGAGCCTGGGCCGGCAAGAAAACTGGGATACGGTTGGGCCCCGACTCTGTAGGGTGACCTCTACGGGGACCTGGATTGTAGTACTTGGCGTCTCCCTTCAGCTACAGAAATTCGAACCGCAATCATAtggagctccagccatcacatcctTAATTGACCCACGCTTCTCTGATTCAGGGAACTGCTGATGGGCTCGCTTTTCCCAGTCACTGTGTTCTGAGTAGTTGGAAACCAGTCCATTCACCACACGCTAGTCAGAAGGGTCTTGTAAAAGCGTACATCTGACGTGGACGTTTTTGTGCTTAAGACCTTGAGTGGTTTCCAGCGAGTGAGAACAATATCCAAACGCGTTTCCGAAGCTGGCATGGTTCAGTGTGATTTACAGTAGCCCACGCTTAATCTATCGTTCTCGATACTTTTGCTGGAAGTGCTTCAGTCATTCCGGCTTTTGTCAGTCTTGCTTATATACACAGGTCTTTTTTCCCTTAGGACTTTTTCTTGGAAAAGTAGGGGTAAGGTTTCCAGAAACATAAGCACTACTTTTCTCTCTTACCTTGTAGCATCTTAACTGCCACCTTCCTCAGAGTCTAACAATTAACCTTGTTAATTCTCTTTCATAGCACCCTGCCTGTTTCCTTTCTTGCACTCACATAGTTTGTGATTGTATATTTAGTCTCTCCCTTATTAGAATCTAATCCCTTGGAGGATAAAGAGctcctttattttacttaatgGGAGTTCTCCAGTCCCTAACGCAGTGTCTGATATTGtataaattttactaaaatttgaatgaatgaagcagcTATCTGCTCTGAAATCTGGTTGGTAATCCATTTAGGGCTTGGCATGGTGGTTTCCATTCCAGCCTTATAAACTATCATGTGAGTTCACAGGTCTTTTGAATGAGGAGGGGGTCAAAATAGCTCCTGAATCTGGAGTGTGAGGTCCTTTTGGGAGAGGACAagtcataataataaaagggatTTATTCATAGGAGATGTGTAGTACTCAAAGAGGTTACAGGACATGGTTCCCATCTGCAACCTTTATTTAAACTTATATGAAACTAGTAACTTCTCTAAGTTATGAAAAAACTATAGTCCTATTTATAGCCTAAGCAACAGCACAGACAAAAAGGAAATTCCATAGATTAGAGTTCTGTATTACACTCTTAACCTTTAAATAACTTCAGAATTGATCTCACATGGCCCACAGGATAAGGGTTTTAGGACTCTGCACCGTATGTACCTCACTGATAAGTTTGACCTCTTGTTCAGTTTCACCTCAGTTAAACTGGTTTATTAACGGTACATGACTGTCTAAGTCTGATCTGGTGAAgtgccctctccctcccatgcCCATCTAAATCCTAGCCATCTTTTAAGCCTTCCCTGAACATTCAGCCAGATATGGTTATTTCTTTCTACTGTGGCATTTTTTGGACACGCTTCTTTAAAGCACGTTACAGATTCTGATAGTTGGagatactctttaaaaaaattaacatagggcgcctggatggcgcagtcggttaagcgtccgacttcagccaggtcacgatctcgcggttcgtgagttcgagccccgcgtcaggctctgggctgatggctcggagcctggagcctgtttccgattctgtgtctccctctctctctgcccctcccccgttcatgctctgtctctctctgtcccaaaaataaaaaaaaaaaacaaaaaaaaaaaaacgttgaaaaaaaaaaaaattaacataggaGAGGTTCACAGCTGATTGTGGCAAAACTTTTTAACCTGTAGGTTGCAACTCAGTTAAATTGTGAAATccggcacctaggtggctcatttggttaagctcaggtcatgatctcacggtttgtgcattcaggccctgcatcaggctgtgcgctgacagtgcagagcttgctttggatcctctgtgtccctctctctctgcctttcaaaaataaataaacattgaaaaatgcttctcaaagtaaaaagtaaaataaacattgaaaaaattgtGAAATCAGTTTAGTGGATCAtgatcaatttaaaaagaaaaatcagggcacctgggtggctcagtaggttgagcgcctgactgttgatttcagctcaggtcatgagtttgagccctgcatcgggctctgcgctgacagtgcagagcctgctttggatcctctgtctctgccccttccccacacatgtgttctctgtctctctcaaataagtaaacttaaaaaaaaaagagaaaaaaaaatacagtagaatgTATCAAAGGACTTTGCCCATAGAATGGCTAAACACTAGTGAAAGtttgtatgtacgtgtgtgtgttgtgtcttTATGTAAAGTATATTTCTTTCTGGTGTTGCCAGAAAGTTTGGGAGCCACTAGAAGAGAGTGTGAGTAATACTGAGATTTTAGAAGTAGAGTTTCACTGAAGGACAAATTGACTACTTTGAACCAGACCACTGACTGCCTGAGtcttttaagaaaagatttttcaCCATCCTCTTTTATGAGAATTAAGTGTTTAGTCTAAATAACTTTGAGAGAAAGGCAATAACTCTGGTCAGTAAAATGCCTCAGGGATGTTTAGGGACCTATGGAGTAGGCATTTTTTCTAAGGTTTCCTGAAGATAGATCAGTGTTTAACAAGAAATGAAGGGGAGTGTAGAACACTTGAGGTTTTCTGAAGGTAGGAGGGAGGGTGCTGGTAGAGCCCATACCTGCTGACAGGTGCCTTCAGACTTTGAGCTGTGGTGTTTCTCTGTCAGAAATAGATCTCTGCAGAAATAGGGCATACAAGATGAATCTGGAGAATTTGAAGGAGTTTTTaagatgaagaatttttttaaattttatttatttaatctgcacccaatgtggagcttgagctcacaaccccaagatcaagagttgcacactcttccaactgagccagccagacatctctcgatgaagaatttttaaaaattacttttaggggcgcctgggtggctcagtcggttaagcgtccgacttcagctcaggtcatgatctcgcggcccatgagttcgagccccgcatcgggctctgggctgatggctcagagcctggagcctgcttctgattctgtgtctccctctctctctgcccctcccccattcatgctctgtctgtctctgtctcaaaaataaataaatgttaaaaaaaattaaaagaaaattacttttaaaatcaaatat
This genomic interval from Panthera leo isolate Ple1 chromosome E2, P.leo_Ple1_pat1.1, whole genome shotgun sequence contains the following:
- the SLC7A6OS gene encoding probable RNA polymerase II nuclear localization protein SLC7A6OS; this encodes MEAGRTAVLRVKRKRSAEAVEALVLSCKRLRRGGVESVAQKTPPEDVEREPENNVFQLVATVRSQEEPVQELVRAALRPSRGSQQRIRRELRASAREIRQEGRYRVISSRRSSGIPSGSLESEDVPGNPEATEDGSFQLFDLVHEEGDPETTAAAAAVSSKISDPDVILCNSIELIRERLAVSEDGPRIGHQEEQKDDYVYDIYYLEMATPGWIENILSVQPYSQEWELVNDDQQPEDIYEDDDDENSESNWRNEYPEEENSDGDEDFRGSDEYDSFSEEERGSSRPQMWSKYPLDVQKEFGYDSPHDLDSD